In one Paracoccus everestensis genomic region, the following are encoded:
- a CDS encoding Gfo/Idh/MocA family protein, translated as MTVRIGVIGTGAIGRDHARRINQVLSGGTITALSDVNRASAEAVKADLAPDATVFDTGEELISSDQVDAVLVTSWGATHEQYVLAAIAAGKPCFCEKPLATTAEGAKRIVDAEVAHGKRLVQVGFMRRYDEGYAALKKVVDGQIGAPIMVHAAHRNPTVPEAYTTPMAIHDTLIHEIDVFRWLLADDYVSARVTFPRSCARTHAKLRDPQIVTLVTAKGTVIDTEIFVNCHYGYDIQCEVVGEDGVARLPEPMAIQTRLNASLQNPILTDWKDRFVASYDVELQDFLKAAAQGTASGPTSWDGYMAAVASDACVQAQEAEGEMIAITYPDRPALYAQG; from the coding sequence ATGACCGTCAGGATTGGTGTCATCGGCACCGGAGCCATCGGCCGCGACCACGCGCGGCGCATCAACCAGGTGCTGTCGGGCGGCACCATCACCGCGCTGTCGGACGTGAACCGCGCATCCGCCGAAGCCGTGAAGGCCGACCTCGCTCCGGACGCCACCGTCTTCGACACGGGCGAGGAACTGATTTCCAGCGACCAAGTGGATGCCGTGCTGGTCACGTCCTGGGGCGCGACGCATGAACAATACGTGCTGGCCGCCATCGCCGCGGGCAAGCCCTGTTTCTGCGAAAAGCCGCTGGCCACGACCGCCGAAGGCGCCAAGCGCATCGTCGATGCCGAGGTCGCGCACGGCAAGCGGCTGGTGCAGGTCGGCTTCATGCGTCGCTATGACGAAGGCTACGCTGCGCTGAAAAAGGTGGTGGACGGCCAGATCGGTGCGCCGATCATGGTTCATGCCGCGCACAGGAACCCCACCGTGCCGGAAGCCTATACCACCCCCATGGCGATCCACGACACGCTGATCCACGAGATCGACGTGTTCCGCTGGCTGCTGGCCGACGATTATGTCTCGGCCCGCGTGACCTTCCCCCGGTCCTGCGCCCGCACCCATGCGAAACTCCGCGACCCGCAGATCGTGACGCTGGTGACGGCCAAGGGCACGGTCATCGACACGGAAATCTTCGTGAACTGCCATTACGGCTATGACATCCAGTGCGAGGTCGTGGGCGAGGATGGCGTGGCCCGCCTGCCCGAACCCATGGCGATCCAGACACGCCTGAACGCCAGCCTGCAGAACCCGATCCTGACCGACTGGAAGGACCGCTTCGTCGCCTCCTATGACGTTGAACTGCAGGACTTCCTGAAGGCTGCGGCGCAGGGAACGGCATCCGGCCCGACATCCTGGGACGGCTACATGGCCGCCGTTGCGTCTGACGCTTGCGTCCAGGCGCAGGAGGCCGAGGGCGAGATGATCGCCATCACCTATCCCGACCGTCCCGCCCTTTACGCCCAAGGCTGA